One Actinoplanes missouriensis 431 DNA segment encodes these proteins:
- a CDS encoding glycoside hydrolase family 18 protein, with the protein MSALLVPVLMLAVAACGGEPRPSPSSTPAQVVAGYFTEWGVYGRGFRVKNVQESGAARRLTHLKYAFGKVDDGRCAVGDPWAAYRKPIEAADSVDGVADSAGAPLLGSFGQLRKLKAANPRLKVLWSFGGWSGSAGFTRAAADPAGFAASCRALINDPRWSGLFDGIDVDWEYPNACGVSCDASGPGALTAVLAALRASLGADALITAAVPGDVGKLRATDYAGAARYANWLGAMTYDYFGASTGPDDRRTAAHSALSAYPGIPRTAATTESTVAELLALGVPAAKVLIGVGFYGRGWTGVDGAEPGATATGPAPGRYGKGIEDYHVLVDRCPPTGTAGGQAYARCGAQWWSYDTPETITEKVTFARQRGLGGLFAWELSGDTPDARLLTALSRS; encoded by the coding sequence GTGTCAGCGTTACTCGTACCCGTACTCATGCTCGCCGTTGCCGCCTGCGGAGGTGAACCTCGTCCGTCTCCCTCGTCCACGCCTGCGCAGGTGGTGGCCGGGTACTTCACCGAATGGGGCGTCTACGGCCGCGGTTTCCGGGTGAAGAATGTGCAGGAGAGCGGCGCGGCGCGCCGGCTCACCCATTTGAAGTACGCGTTCGGCAAGGTCGACGACGGCCGGTGTGCGGTCGGCGACCCGTGGGCGGCCTACCGTAAGCCGATCGAGGCCGCCGACAGCGTGGACGGTGTGGCGGACAGCGCCGGCGCCCCGCTCCTCGGCAGCTTCGGGCAGCTGCGCAAGCTCAAGGCGGCGAACCCGCGGCTCAAGGTGCTCTGGTCGTTCGGCGGGTGGAGCGGCTCGGCCGGGTTCACCCGGGCCGCCGCCGATCCGGCCGGTTTCGCCGCGTCCTGCCGCGCACTGATCAACGATCCGCGCTGGTCCGGGCTGTTCGACGGCATCGACGTGGACTGGGAGTACCCGAATGCCTGCGGCGTCTCCTGCGACGCCAGCGGGCCGGGCGCGCTCACCGCGGTGCTCGCCGCGCTGCGCGCGTCGCTCGGCGCGGACGCCCTGATCACCGCTGCGGTGCCTGGCGACGTCGGAAAGCTGCGGGCCACCGATTACGCCGGGGCGGCCCGGTACGCGAACTGGCTCGGCGCGATGACGTACGACTACTTCGGCGCGAGCACCGGACCGGACGATCGCCGGACCGCGGCCCACTCCGCACTGAGCGCCTATCCCGGCATCCCCCGGACGGCGGCGACCACCGAGTCGACAGTCGCGGAGCTGCTGGCGCTCGGTGTCCCTGCGGCGAAGGTGCTGATCGGGGTCGGCTTCTACGGCCGTGGCTGGACCGGGGTGGACGGCGCCGAACCGGGCGCGACGGCCACCGGGCCGGCGCCCGGCCGCTACGGCAAGGGCATCGAGGACTACCACGTACTGGTGGACCGCTGCCCGCCGACGGGGACGGCCGGCGGGCAGGCGTACGCCCGATGCGGGGCGCAGTGGTGGTCGTACGACACCCCGGAGACGATCACTGAGAAGGTCACGTTCGCCCGGCAGCGGGGGCTCGGCGGACTGTTCGCCTGGGAGCTTTCCGGCGACACCCCGGACGCCCGGCTGCTGACCGCCCTCAGCCGATCCTGA
- a CDS encoding LamG-like jellyroll fold domain-containing protein — protein MTARYGFNGWPTSTADESGNGHHLRILSFGGGRLRLVEHGPGTALAFPGKCTDPVCPHVVLQSTTSADLNPGSRNLAYGADVLLPPGQTSTGQNVLQKGYSRTSSQYKLQIDGAAGHPSCVLVDQLRPTIRIARSRISTADGRWHRIRCQRTGDRLEIYVDGVPYGGTSVPVTLSVSNNRPLSIGAKGPYRDNDQFNGVLDNVWVRIG, from the coding sequence GTGACCGCCCGCTACGGCTTCAACGGGTGGCCCACCTCGACCGCCGACGAGTCAGGCAACGGCCACCACCTGCGCATCCTCTCGTTCGGCGGCGGCCGGCTGCGGCTCGTCGAGCACGGTCCCGGCACCGCGCTCGCCTTCCCCGGCAAGTGCACCGACCCGGTCTGCCCGCACGTGGTGCTGCAGAGCACCACGTCGGCCGACCTGAACCCGGGCAGCCGCAACCTCGCCTACGGCGCCGACGTCCTGCTCCCGCCCGGACAGACCAGCACCGGCCAGAACGTCCTGCAGAAGGGCTACTCGCGAACCAGCAGCCAGTACAAACTGCAGATCGACGGCGCCGCCGGCCATCCCAGTTGCGTGCTCGTCGACCAGCTCCGGCCGACGATCCGGATCGCCCGCAGCCGGATCAGCACCGCGGACGGGCGCTGGCACCGGATCCGCTGTCAGCGCACCGGCGACCGGCTGGAGATCTACGTCGACGGGGTGCCGTACGGCGGGACCAGCGTGCCGGTCACCCTGTCGGTCAGCAACAACCGGCCGCTGAGCATCGGCGCGAAGGGCCCGTACCGCGACAACGACCAGTTCAACGGCGTGCTCGACAACGTCTGGGTCAGGATCGGCTGA